In Geotrypetes seraphini chromosome 4, aGeoSer1.1, whole genome shotgun sequence, a single window of DNA contains:
- the LOC117358857 gene encoding vegetative cell wall protein gp1-like, with protein MRAEAAAQAPPQEVAPVTPPWAPEVREGAPPWSSADEEGEEDELEGEEDEEEEEEEDSPWRLVEPPTPPAPPLPHGPPLPAPPLPPGPPPPSPVGPSPSPSHSPSPHSPALPVPDPILPPFLAVPPQEQPDQPQEGAVRQMDPFSALLEEVQLLRGCMERLEHALFRLVAERGRGSSSREPSQ; from the coding sequence cagcgcaggcaccccctcaggaggtggCACCAGTGACCCCACCCTGGGCCccggaggtgagggagggagccccaccctggtcgtCTGCAGatgaggagggggaagaagatgagttggagggggaagaagatgaggaggaggaggaggaggaagattcCCCTTGGCGGCTCGTAgaaccacccacaccgcctgccccaccactaccccaCGGACCcccactgcctgccccaccactacctccaggacccccaccaccatcccctgttggaccttccccttcccccagccatagcccttcccctcactctcctgcccttcctgttcctgatcccatcctaccccctttccttgctgtccccccccaggagcagcccgaccagcctcaggagggggcggtcAGGCAGATGGACCCCTTCTCTGccctcttggaggaggtgcagttGTTGAGAGGGTGCATGGAGAGGttggaacatgccctctttcggctggtagccgaaagagggcgtGGTTCCAGCAGCCGTgaaccctctcaatga